The Pan paniscus chromosome 22, NHGRI_mPanPan1-v2.0_pri, whole genome shotgun sequence genomic interval taactACTTCATAAGGTAAAGATCTTAGAAGTTAGTTTCATTTACCAGCGTCCATATTTTTGTACTGTTgatgtaacattttaattttacatatgttgTAAACCCCACAATAAATTATCATTATTGCTTTACGCTATCGAGTCTTTttttatgaagtaaaataaatagtCTTTTTTATGTTTCCCCAcatattatttgccttttttgaggtctttccctttttcttgcaTTCTGTGTTTTCATGTAGGATCATTTCCCTTCAACCTGACaactttatgtttatatttactaGTGTGAGTCTGCTGTGTCAAACTATGAAATGTGttttgcctacattttttttttttttttggagacggagtctcgctctgtcgcccaggctggagtgcagtgatgcgatctcggctcactgcaagctctgcctcctgggttcacaccattctcctgcctcagcctcccgagtagctgggactacaggtgaccaccaccatgcccggctaattttttgtatttttagtagagacggggtttcaccatgttggccaggctggtctcaaacttctgatctcaggtgatctgcccaccttggccttgatgtttttttttttttttaattttggaaaaatctccaccattatctcttcatttatttttttctgcctcatcttctgtcttcttttttgggGTCTCCATGTAAACATAAGTTAGAATTTTTGCTGCTGTTTGACATGTCTCAtgctctattatttttttttttcattttgtgcttCAGTTTGGAAAATTTCTGTTGACCTGACTCTTGAGGTGCTGATCATAAACAAGATAACTGGGAAAACAATATGTTTGTAAAACAATTTCTTGAGATGTCAAATAGTATCTATATTATACAaagagtagtcccagctacttgagaggctgaggtaggaggattgctttagcttgggaggtggaggttgccatgagccaggatcatgccactgcactctagcctgggtgacagagggtgacctcatctcaaaaaaaaaaaaaaaaagcgtattcTTCAACCCTGGCATTCTATCCTGCAGAAATAAAATGTCATCACATAAGCTTATCTGTGCACAGACTTCTTTTATTGCAGCATCGGTTATGGTGGTAGAAAACTGGATACCAAGACAAAGTGTATCAATGGGGGATGGCTGAAGAATCAAGCGGAATTCCTGCTATGGAATATCATATAGCCATTGAAGGTAGTAAATCAGGGTTCTAACAGTTGGAGAGTTTTTCCAGAAGGTATTGTGTAAGAAAAGCAAAGTgcaggtcaggcgtggtggcccacgcctgtgatgccagcactttgggaagctcaggtgggcagatcacttgaagtggggagttcgagaccagcctggccaacatgatgaaaccccatccatttctaccaaaaatgcaaaaattagccgggcgtagtgacacacgcctgtagtcccagcctctcgggaggctgaggcatgcgaattgcttgaactggggaggtggaggttgcagtgagccgagattgtgccactgcactccagcctaggcgacagagcgagactccatcctaaaaaaaaagccaagcaaaGAAacggcctgtgtgtgtgtgtgtgtgtgtgtatacgtgtacACAGGGCTTTGTGTGTGACATGGGCATGGTGGAGGTGTGGAAGGCCGCACACCGGGGGGTTAGTAAGGGTTGCCTGGGCTGGGTGGATCAGGGATGGGGTGGAGAGCAAGCAGAGGGCAGTGCTGCCTTAGAGTGAGTCATGCTCCTGGCATAGGGAAAAGCACAAAGGGTACAAATAGACAGTAAGGTAAAAAAAGATGCCagcaagtattttaaaaatgcctaACCACACAAAGAGAGGGAAATGGAAGTAACAACAGTGATTTTTACCCATGAAATTGACAGAGACTAAAGTGATTGGTATCTATTGAGTGAGAGTGTCGGAAGATTGGCGGTTCCCTCTCAGCAAGCAGTCCAGGGAACACCTTTCTGGAGAGCACTGGGTGGTAAAACCAAAAGCCACATAGTCTCAGTCCATCAAGTTCACATTCAGAGACTTACCCTAAGAAGATTAAGGTACATACAGAATGATTTATGTTGAAAGAAGTTCATCTTAACATAATTTAGAATAGTAAAAACTGAAAAGTCTAAATTACAAGACTAGGAAACTGGATAGGTAAGTCATGATAATTCATAGACTGGATATTAAATAGAAgtatatttaataagaaaaatgttcAGAGTTTATAAAGTGAAAACCATAGGCCACAGGCTTATTGTGTGAACCCAGTGAATGCTTTGTACTTATGTTACGTGTCcacttttttaaaagtctgaaagtATAAACACCAGTGTGCTGTCTGTTATTATCTGTGATCAGTGAGCGAAATTACAGGAGGTTTTAATTGTCTTCTGTGTACTTGGTGTTTTCACACATTTTCTAAAGTAAACACGAATTACTTTTAtgtttaggaaaatgtgtttaaaatgtatgtattgaGACAAGGTTGATTCATTGAACTGGAGTGTGTGATTTGAGGTTCTGCCCCCTGCAGTGATGTCTTCCAGGCAAGCTTATTCTTATATAAAGTgaacggccaggcatggtggctcacgcctgtagtcctagcactttgggaggatgagggaggtggattgcctgagctcaggatttcgaggccaacctgggcaacatggtgaaaccccatctctactaaaaatacaaaaaattagctgggtgtagtggtgcacacctgtagtcccagctacttgggaggctgaggcatcagaatcacttgaacctgggaggcggcagaggttgccctgagccgagatcatgccattgccctccagcctgggcaacagagcaagactctgtctcaaaaaaaaaaaaaaaaaaaaatggaggggttgggggaggctcCAAGGACCTGTGTGGGTCCAAGCTGGGCTCTGCTGCCTCATGGAGGTTTGTGCCATGCCATCAGCTCTTTCCACAGGCCCCTGGCTGTGCCTGCCTGGGGTGCTGGGCCCCTGGCTCTGTCCTCACACTGGTTTCTCTTCATGGGGTTGATGATCATCTTCAGGAAGCAGAGCTGATGAAGGACAAGGGCTCCTCACCAAATAGACACTAGTGGTGCCTGTTTCTGACTTCTTGCTTTGATGTTCTCTTTTAgggtccagataatttttttttttagaaaagaaatgtagAGTGAAGGTGACAGCCTTTGATTATAGTAGTAAAGATGATCCAAATAGTTTGTATAATAAATACTTGGACACATGAATCTGTATTTGAAATTTGAAACCATCCTAATaatatagccaaaaaaaaaaaaaaaaagctccagcGTCCTCTCCTCACGCTTTCCTTGGCTTTGAGCAGGGAGAAGAGCCTACTGAGTGCAGTGAGGCTGGTCTCCTGCAGGAGGGAGTACAGCCAGAGGAGTTTGTGGCCATCGCGGACTACGCTGCCACCGATGAGACCCAGGTAGCCACACGTGGTGGTTAATGCTTTATGGCTTTCAGCATGTTCAGTGTCAAAAGGAGATAAATTTTGCAGATGTCATACCAAAGTTAAATGAAGAGGTATTCAGATGCGTAGGGCCACACAAGACCTGTGTGTGAAGCTCACAGCCCAGCCAGTTCTGCCTCAAGCATGATGTAAAGATACCAGGCATGGAGTGGGGACCCTCAGCCAGGGGCAGAAGCACCTGTTCTGGTTTCTACTTGGAATTTAGAACCCACCCAGTTAATGAAAAGTAAGGCTACCAAATATATCAAGCTATATCTGCTTGGACATAGCTTTGTTTACTTTGTGACAGGAATTTCTTAGAGTCAGCCTCCAGTAACTCAGTTGGCATAGTTGAGTTACAATGAAGAGGCTGTTGAGAAATTCTCTCCTAAGCCATTTGAAAATGTTTactccttcttttaaaaaatatctgttaAGCTGTGCCCTCCTTTCAGGTAGATGTTCCAGAGGCATCGCTAAGTCATGGTGTCATTTGCAAACATTCTCAGTTGCTGTCATTACCCACTGACTCCTGTTTGAAATCTCTGTGATTTTGTCACCATTGATGGGATTTATCACTGAGCCACATTTGAAATACCAATGACTggttttcttattgaattttaacttttttttttccagctcagTTTTTTGAGAGGAGAAAAAATTCTTATCCTGAGACAAACCACTGCAGATTGGTGGTGGGGTGAGCGTGCGGGCTGCTGTGGGTACATTCCGGCAAACCATGTGGGGAAGCATGTGGATGAGTACGACCCCGAGGACACGTGGCAGGATGAAGAGTACTTCGGCAGCTATGGAACTCTGGTATTGCTTTCTAAATTCCCTGTTCAGCTGGCCAGGCGGTGGGTTCTCTCTAGCTTTAGTTCTACTGCAACGTTCAGAGCAGGCCCATAGTCTTACAGGCCAGAGCTTCTCTGTTGTAGCCACTCAGCTCTGACATGGTTGTGTGGAAGCCACTGTGGATGACACACAAAGTGTGCActgttgtgttccaataaaactttatttatggatcttgaaatttgaatttatacTGTACAGTTTTCATGtgtcacaaagtattttcttttgattaaaaaaaatcatttaaaaatgtaaaacccacCGTTAGTTTGGAGGCCATccaaaaacaggtggtgggctAGATTTGGCCCATGGCTTAGTTTGCCGACCCCTGGCTTAGAGAGAAGATTTGAGCAATGAGATTATGTGCATGCTCcctcagtatttaaaaaaaaagcagtaaattttactttaaaaatgaaattaggctgagtgtggtggctgacacctgtaatccctacactttgggaggccaaggcaagaggacacTTGGCTTGAGACCAAGTGTTCAAGACCCGCCTGACAACatagtgagaaaaaataaaaaatataattcgtctctaccaaaaaaaaaaaaaataaaaaatataattagctgggcatggtggtgcacgcctgtagtcccagctactcgagaggctgaagtgggaggattgctcaagccttggaggccgaggctgcagtgagccatgatggcgctgttgcacttcagcctgggctacagagcgagagcctgtctcaaaaaaaaaaaagaaaaaattctataaaTCTATGAATGATACTacgtgagccatgatggtgctgttgcacttcagcctgggctacagagcgagagcctgtctcaaaaaaaaaagtagaaaaaattctATAAATCTATGAATAATACTActtaggtcaggtgtggtggctcatgcctgtaatcacaggactttgggaagctgaggtcagagcatcacttgaagccaggagttcaagtctgtggtgagctatgattgcgctactgcactccagcctgagtgattgAACCAGACTCTGtccctaaaaaaataataaaagcccagCTTCTAAATAGCTTACCGAAATTTTTTCCCCACCATGGAGAAATGCCTATAACCCGATGGTCCAGGCAACAATCTCtggttacattttaaaactagATGAAAACAGTTACTTGCAGGATGAATGTTATAAAAATGATGTTAGTTGAAAGAAGGAATAGGGCAAAGAATCTATAACGTTTGACTCAATTATATAAAGTTAAGAGGCCATATtagaaggttttttgtttgttttttttttttttttgagacagggtcttgctctgtcacccaggctggagtgcagtggcaggatcccagttcactgcagcctctgcctcccgggttcaagcaattctcctgccacagcctcctgtgtacctgggactacaggtgcgtgccaccatgcctggctaatttttgtatttttagttgagggggttttgccatgttggccagactggtcttgaactcctggcctcaagtgatcctcctgtctcagcctcccaaagggctgggattacaggcatgaaccattgcgcCCGGCCGGAAGGTACTGTTTGTGAGTGTGCATGGGTGCTGAGACTGACTGAGGGCAGGAGTGGCTCCCCTGTTGGTTGAATGGAGGTTACCTGCTGGTAGGGGAGGCTCTGGGACCAGCGTGGCTGAGTCAGGAGTTCTGACATGCTGGCAGTGTTCTGGGGTTGGATATAGGTATAGAGGTGTTTGCTATATAACAATACTTGACTAACTGTGCAGATACTTTTTATTGCACTTTTTGCAGGTATGCCATATTTCACAATTAAAAGTGTTAAAAACTATTCATGTCTGTACATGGTTAGTGATTTCTATCCGTTAAGGAAAGATACATAATGAAAAGCCAATTCCAGCCTCCCAGCTCTGCCGCCTCTCAGCTCAAAGAACCACTGCCCACCAGATTCCTCTGTGCTTATGAAGTCCAAGTGACACctaatgtattttatgtttttaatgtatAGAAAAGGCATTGTTCCACCACTCAGGTCTTCACCTTGCTCTTTTCACGTAGCTGTAGTATTTTGAAGATCTCTCATATTGGCACCTGTCACTCTTTATAACAGCTGCAGAGCGTTGTGTTACTTTAAAAGGATCCTGTTGATATTTGGACAGTGGTGATTTAATAGCTTTTTATCGTgataaataatgctgtaatggAGTCCTGTATAATCCTGTTAAATGCTGTTTAGAATTTCTATAGGGTAAATTcctagggggtgtgtgtgtgtagtgtgtacaTGTGGTTTCCTTAAGTGGATCTTGCCAATTCGCCCTCCAGAAAGATTTGCTAATTATAcacttagtctgtttgtgctgctgtaacaaaataccttagactgagtAAATTATGAAGAACAAAGCTTTGtttctcgcagttctggaggctgggaaggcatTGGCATTGGTGTCCAAGATGGCGCCTCATGGCTGTCCTCACGTGGTGAAGGCGGAAGGGCTGGGAGCACCTCTTTCACCACAAACCCTTTCATAGTAACCTCCAAAGGTGGCCTCTTAATGCCATCACACTGACGATTAAGTTTCAGTACATGGATTTTTGGGGACATTTCAGACCGTGGCATGGATCCACTGATGGTGTGTGAAAGCTCATTTCCCTACCACAAATCAAAGTGAAAAAGGACTTTGATCTTAAAGGTTAAATATGGCATCTTttagttttgatttccattttttaagtAAGATTGATTatcttttatgtgtttattggccttttgtattttttctttttttgtgaactTTCATATTATTTGccccttttgatttttgttgattCGTGTGTTAAGTAATTTAGCCTGAATTTGTGAATTTTTGTGACTTTGTGAAATTTTTTCCCACATacaacttttttctttgtatagcctaatatggttttcttttctttgtgacttctttttcttttctttgtgaaaaaCCTTCCTCACTATAAGATTATAAAtacctacactttttttttcagaactgTTATGAttctgtgttattttatttttgttttttatgttttttagagatggtgtcaCACTCTGTCGTAtgagtggctggagtgcagtggtgcaatcatagtgcactgtatcctcaaactcctgggtttaagggaccctcaccttagcttcccaaagtactggaattacaggggtgaggcaCCCTGCCTGGCCTTCTGATTCTATTGTAAACAAtgagattttaaataataaaaaatctagaaattatttgttgtaaaaaatataatgtaaaattcCGCCCTAATGTATGCCCACAAATCTCCAGCGACCCCAGCCTCAGTTACTGGACAGTTCCCTTCACATTGATGTGAAACGGTGCGTTTGTCCTGCTCTGGATTTCAGGGGTCTGCTGTAGAATTCCTGTTGTTTCGCTGGTCTGTTTACTGCAGTTCCCAGTGCTTCGTCATTTCCATCACTGCAcctttgtaggatctgcaagagCTAGGTCTccagcagttctttttttttaaagcattttcctCATTAGCCTTGGGCACTTACTGTTTTGAAActaattttattatcattttgttgTGCTTTCTCCTTTAGTAGGTACTGCCTGGAATGTTTATGTTAATTTTGGGAGAGCTGACATCTTTATAACATTGACTCTCAGTCTCTGATTACTTAAGCTTTGTTTAATATCTCTTAGTATTTTAAGATAAGGACAATATCTCTTTGTCATACATGGTTGTGCACCTTTCTTGTTAAatttgttcctaggtattttttgtgtattattACTGTTATAAGGGGGTGGGTGAAGTGTTCTCTAAATACCAATGAGATTAACTTGGTTGACAGTGATGTCCAGGCCTTCCATAGTCTTCCCTAGGGGTGTTGGGGTCAGGGGTCAGCAGCTGTGGCTCTGACCCTCCATCTCAGTCCAGACCTCAGCATGGCTCTAGGTCACAGGCAGTGATTCTGAATGTGCATTTCTTCCAGAAACTCCACTTGGAAATGTTGGCAGACCAGCCACGAACAACTAAATACCACAGTGTCATCCTGCAGAATAAAGAATCCCTGACAGATAAAGTCATCCTGGACGTGGGCTGTGGGACTGGGATCATCAGTCTCTTCTGTGCACACTGTGCGCGGCCTAAAGCGGTGAGTGGGGTCTGCAGCGCATCCCGGGTGTTTGTGCCGAGGCTGGTGACGTCCGAGGTGGCCTCTGAGTGTGCTGACTTGTGGCCCTGAGCTGTTGGGGGCTCACTGATGACTCCATGGTCTTGTTGAGCACCCTTGCACGTGGGGCTCAGGGTCGGTCAAATAGCAGTGTGTGGAGACTGCATGCTAGAGGCCGTGGCGCCCACGTATAATGAGTCGCAAACAGCACAGACAGGAGTAGGGCAGAATAGAAAATATCCCATGAATTGCGTGGGGCGGGGTATGCTCTGTGAAACGTTTATTTCAGTTGAGTAGAGAAACAGGTGCGCCCACATGTCTGTGCTGGGCCTTGGGTGTGGTTGGTCTCATGGGGTTGGGAGGGATGCACACGCtgggccccctccccacccctcttgGGCCGTCTATACTGTGCTGAGCTGAGCCGAGCTGCAGCCTTGGAGACTCCTTACACAGTGGGTGGGGTCGCAGCACAGTGTCCACCCAAGTCCAGGCTctgcaggacccaggacccaGCGCTTGGGTGCTTCCCACCAGACCCTTCCCTGAGAACCTGGGTTTGAAATTGTCTGACAGGCCTCAGATGTGGCACAGACCAGCATTGTCACTTGGGTGCTAAGAAGTTGCTGTGCTGGTCATGGATTAAGATTGCTGTGCGTGTGGCAGCCGGCTCGGGCATGCGAGTCTTCCATCCACTTGCAGCCCTGCGTCTGTGTcttgtccaggaggtgggggcagtTGGGAGAGTTAGAGGCGGCTCCTTTCTGGGTGCCCCTGGAGGGGCAGGTGTGGCCCAGccctggctgcctctgctgtctGGAATGCTGCTTCCCTCTTGTGTCATTGACCGTTTCTCGTGATGCTGGTTGTGACTCAGGAGAGTAGATGACGGGCTGTGTGCCGGCCGGATGTGCGCTGACGGTGCCTCTGCTGCTGCAGGTGTACGCGGTGGAGGCCAGTGAGATGGCACAGCACACGGGGCAGCTGGTCCTGCAGAACGGCTTTGCCGACATCATCACCGTGTACCAGCAGAAGGTGGAGGATGTGGTGCTGCCCGAGAAGGTGGACGTGCTGGTGTCTGAGTGGATGGGGACCTGCCTGCTGGTGAGGGCGGGCGTGCGGACAGCTGGGGGCCCGAGAAGGTGGACGTGCTGGTGTCTGAGTGGATGGGGACCTGCCTGCTGGTGAGGGCGGGCGTGCGGGCAGCTGGGGGCCGGAGCTGGGGGGCTTCCGAGCACGGGCTCGGCTGGGCCAACCTCAGGATCTCAAGGGTCGTGCGTGATTCATTTTGATGTTTTCCCTAATGTGAGGTCTAATTAATTTCTTGTGTGGACATTGGCTCAGTGTCTTGAATTTTCACCTGATTTAAAAAATGCCTTTATGAGAAATTTAAGTCAAAGTTCATGTAACATTTTCATGAGTGATTTACATGAACTGTGTTCTCCTCGGGGATCTGTAAAAATCCTGTGCCTAACAGGTAAGGCTGTTTCTTTAATGCCAGTAGGGCCTTCGTCCCTGGCCAGGGTCTCCTCGCCTTAGACTGGCCCCAGTGATGCTGTGAAGCCACTTGGGCATCTGTAGGGCCAGCATATGCCTGTCCTGTCAGGGTTGCTCACCCTGAGTTTCACATGTGGGTGGAAGTGGACTGTTTTCTGGTTGCCTGTGAATATGCCCTGCACAAACGCTGTCTGCTTGGAGGGAAGTTGACGGGAGTGTGGCTGGATGCTGTCTGCCCGGCGCTGTCTTCCTGGGCTCAGCATCCTGGGACACAGGACATTGTAGTGGAGCATCCCAACCTGAAACTTTGTCTCAGTGTAGAGACCCAGAAAGATGGGGTCTGGGTGAAGGAGTGTGGAGTATGGCTGCTGCTTTCCAGGAAACGGTTTCCCCTGGTAACAGATGGCATTGGGCTTTTAGTCCTGTTGAAATTTTGTTGTCAGAAGATAAATGTAAATAGACTCAATGTCCATGCTGTGACTTGGCTTATTAATAACATCTGTGGAGCCATAAGATGACACACAGGAGAAACGGGCTCCACTCCTACCCCCTGAAGGGGCATTTGCCTTTGCCCTGAACAGCAGCGCCCATTCAATAAGTATCTGTTGACAGCTGGTGCCCCGGCCACGGGGACAAAAAGAGGACAGAGCAGGAGTGAGGCTGTGGTGAGGCCAAGGTTGTGTGGGCGGTGATATGGGGAAGCCTGGCTGCTGGAGTGTCCGGCTGTGCCCTGGGTTGGGTGAGAGGGACACAGGAGGGAcgtggggcagagggaggggagaggagtagCCACTGTGTTCACCATGTTGCCGTGTTCCAGGGCTGCCCAGTGGCCGGATTGGCCAGACTGTGTTgcatcagggaggcagaggccagatgTAGGGAACTGTGTGTCTGAGGACTTTGTGCCACATCCTGGACACCGAAGGGAGTGCCACTGGTGTGTGAGTGATGGAGTAAGAGCTGGGCTGTGTTTTGGAGGCCCCTGGGTATGTGTGGCCGGGACTGGAGGCCAGGGACTGGCTGTGGTCCAGCCCCAGCATGCAGAGAGGCCTGGGACAGCCTGTGTGAGTGGAGGCCCCTCTGTGTGGGAGGTGCACAGACTTCCAGGACTGACCATGGCTTTATTGTCAAGATGCAGGAGCCAGGGCTTGGCATGGGGCAGGTGTGGGGATGCAGAGCAGGGCCAGCAGGCAGGATGTGCTGATGGGGGCCTGGCGTGAGCAGGACGGTGCCTCCCAGCCCTGAGCCGCAGGGAGTGGGCCACCAGGACTGGCTGGGGGCCGGGGTAGGGAGGGCCCTGGGGAGGGTGGACATCTGTGTGGGTCTTGAACATAGGATGCCCATCCGATGTGCAGGGCCAGCTATTGGTTGGGCAGTGGGGACATGGCCTGGGGTCTCGGTGGGCGATGGCCTGGCGGGGCCACCCTGAGCAGGACATTTGGAGGAGTGCTGGGGCGAGTCAGACAGGACCATGTGGTGGTTTTCTCCAGTGCAGGCAGTGGAGGGGGAAGGCGGAGCTTTGCAGGTGAGGGCTTGAGGCAGTTCCGACTTCAGACTCCCCCCCAGGGAGACTGAGggaccaccaccatcattactcAGGCCAAGGAGGCCCAGAACAGGGCAGACGGGGCTGCAAGAGTTCCTATGGCGATAGTTGTTGGGGCACAGGGTTGGTCGGATTTGAGGGAGGGAGGGTATGAATCTGGGAGTCGTTGGTGCAGTTGTACCCACCTTCACTTTCCGTCCCCAGGCTGCGCCTCTCCTGAGCTGCCGCATTCTCCCCTGCACCTGTGCGTCTGGCCCTCTTCACGTCCTC includes:
- the PRMT2 gene encoding protein arginine N-methyltransferase 2 isoform X7, with the protein product MATSGDCPRSESQGEEPTECSEAGLLQEGVQPEEFVAIADYAATDETQLSFLRGEKILILRQTTADWWWGERAGCCGYIPANHVGKHVDEYDPEDTWQDEEYFGSYGTLKLHLEMLADQPRTTKYHSVILQNKESLTDKVILDVGCGTGIISLFCAHCARPKAVYAVEASEMAQHTGQLVLQNGFADIITVYQQKVEDVVLPEKVDVLVSEWMGTCLLVRAGVRTAGGPRRWTCWCLSGWGPACCLSS
- the PRMT2 gene encoding protein arginine N-methyltransferase 2 isoform X6, producing MATSGDCPRSESQGEEPTECSEAGLLQEGVQPEEFVAIADYAATDETQLSFLRGEKILILRQTTADWWWGERAGCCGYIPANHVGKHVDEYDPEDTWQDEEYFGSYGTLKLHLEMLADQPRTTKYHSVILQNKESLTDKVILDVGCGTGIISLFCAHCARPKAVYAVEASEMAQHTGQLVLQNGFADIITVYQQKVEDVVLPEKVDVLVSEWMGTCLLVRAGVRTAGGPRRWTCWCLSGWGPACWLRLS
- the PRMT2 gene encoding protein arginine N-methyltransferase 2 isoform X8 — encoded protein: MATSGDCPRSESQGEEPTECSEAGLLQEGVQPEEFVAIADYAATDETQLSFLRGEKILILRQTTADWWWGERAGCCGYIPANHVGKHVDEYDPEDTWQDEEYFGSYGTLKLHLEMLADQPRTTKYHSVILQNKESLTDKVILDVGCGTGIISLFCAHCARPKAVYAVEASEMAQHTGQLVLQNGFADIITVYQQKVEDVVLPEKVDVLVSEWMGTCLLDEVQAPWVACKGHRPWPHLAGAPSTPFCV
- the PRMT2 gene encoding protein arginine N-methyltransferase 2 isoform X4 → MATSGDCPRSESQGEEPTECSEAGLLQEGVQPEEFVAIADYAATDETQLSFLRGEKILILRQTTADWWWGERAGCCGYIPANHVGKHVDEYDPEDTWQDEEYFGSYGTLKLHLEMLADQPRTTKYHSVILQNKESLTDKVILDVGCGTGIISLFCAHCARPKAVYAVEASEMAQHTGQLVLQNGFADIITVYQQKVEDVVLPEKVDVLVSEWMGTCLLVRAGVRTAGGPRRWTCWCLSGWGPACWMKCRLPGWLARATGLGPTSLVLPLLLSVFEASSGSDRKPGL
- the PRMT2 gene encoding protein arginine N-methyltransferase 2 isoform X2, translated to MATSGDCPRSESQGEEPTECSEAGLLQEGVQPEEFVAIADYAATDETQLSFLRGEKILILRQTTADWWWGERAGCCGYIPANHVGKHVDEYDPEDTWQDEEYFGSYGTLKLHLEMLADQPRTTKYHSVILQNKESLTDKVILDVGCGTGIISLFCAHCARPKAVYAVEASEMAQHTGQLVLQNGFADIITVYQQKVEDVVLPEKVDVLVSEWMGTCLLFEFMIESILYARDAWLKEDGVIWPTMAALHLVPCSADKDYRSKVLFWDNAYEFNLSALKSLAVKEFFSKPKYNHILKPEDCLSEPCTILQLDMRTVQISDLETLRGELRFDIRKAGTLHGFTAWFSVHFQSLQEGQPPQVLSTGPFHPLEKKSSPSGDDS
- the PRMT2 gene encoding protein arginine N-methyltransferase 2 isoform X3, with product MATSGDCPRSESQGEEPTECSEAGLLQEGVQPEEFVAIADYAATDETQLSFLRGEKILILRQTTADWWWGERAGCCGYIPANHVGKHVDEYDPEDTWQDEEYFGSYGTLKLHLEMLADQPRTTKYHSVILQNKESLTDKVILDVGCGTGIISLFCAHCARPKAVYAVEASEMAQHTGQLVLQNGFADIITVYQQKVEDVVLPEKVDVLVSEWMGTCLLLLQDLACSPEATPRFPRSRLHTQQSPTSQWHCRCRGCLLDFRTLCKVTEDLHYTFGRIKRLPDSVLPLLVYSCCQYVMRTYYIPLFSLAQGRIKNLDQN
- the PRMT2 gene encoding protein arginine N-methyltransferase 2 isoform X5; this encodes MATSGDCPRSESQGEEPTECSEAGLLQEGVQPEEFVAIADYAATDETQLSFLRGEKILILRQTTADWWWGERAGCCGYIPANHVGKHVDEYDPEDTWQDEEYFGSYGTLKLHLEMLADQPRTTKYHSVILQNKESLTDKVILDVGCGTGIISLFCAHCARPKAVYAVEASEMAQHTGQLVLQNGFADIITVYQQKVEDVVLPEKVDVLVSEWMGTCLLAAPLLSCRILPCTCASGPLHVLLACCLPLPCTCASVPLHVLLACCLPVLRAPQPSGLHLSWPIFLL